A region from the Salicibibacter cibarius genome encodes:
- a CDS encoding metal ABC transporter solute-binding protein, Zn/Mn family: MKPYVYVTFLVLGLMLVGCQAEETEEESEPEENAEDTLSIYTSLYVLEDFAEKIGGEFVEAESVYPPNADAHTYEPSSNDMVQIAESDAFIYSGLTGMEPFADTVDDALADEDAHIIPAAENIDLRGDGHDDGEDDAHGNDDDHQSSEGVEVEGLADHYHTGDDVSLTAELNEDVDYDHWHWYSRDGEDEEWEEVSDQDTEEYEAPAEDGQELMAVLYDDDHEAYAQSAPVIIEIDDHDDGNSNEEDHDHGHEEDDDDNGNGHDQQASEGVEIEGLLDHYHTGDDVSLTAELNEDVDYDHWHWYSRDGEDGEWEAVSDQDTEKYEAPAEDGQELMAVLYDDDHEAYAQSAPVTIEIDDHDGEGGDGDPHIFLDPVRSIELAENIKDELVELLPEEEAYFEENFEQLSAGLEDVDQELQRVFDEADRNQIIVSHAAYGYWEERYGLEQLSVHGLSSTEEPSQSDLAELVNTAEENDLGYVIFENNVSSNITEVIQNEIGAESLIMRNMESISEDDLEAGEDYFSMMEMNIETLEIALNN, encoded by the coding sequence ATGAAGCCTTATGTATACGTAACATTTTTAGTGTTGGGATTGATGCTTGTCGGTTGTCAAGCTGAAGAAACAGAGGAAGAGAGTGAACCCGAAGAAAATGCTGAGGATACGCTTTCCATTTACACTTCCCTTTATGTACTGGAAGATTTTGCAGAAAAAATTGGTGGGGAATTTGTGGAGGCAGAAAGTGTCTATCCACCGAATGCAGATGCGCATACTTATGAGCCTTCTTCTAATGATATGGTACAAATTGCTGAATCAGATGCCTTTATTTATTCTGGTTTAACAGGGATGGAACCGTTCGCGGATACGGTGGACGATGCACTTGCTGACGAGGATGCTCACATCATTCCGGCCGCAGAAAACATCGATTTACGTGGAGATGGCCACGATGATGGGGAAGATGATGCGCATGGAAACGATGACGATCACCAATCGTCGGAAGGTGTGGAGGTTGAAGGGTTAGCTGATCATTACCATACGGGAGATGATGTTTCGCTTACTGCTGAATTGAATGAAGACGTAGATTATGACCACTGGCACTGGTATTCCCGTGATGGTGAAGATGAAGAATGGGAGGAGGTATCGGACCAAGATACCGAAGAATATGAAGCCCCGGCGGAAGATGGCCAAGAGCTGATGGCCGTATTGTATGATGATGACCACGAAGCTTATGCCCAATCTGCGCCGGTGATCATTGAAATCGATGATCATGATGACGGGAATAGCAACGAAGAGGACCATGATCACGGCCATGAAGAAGACGATGACGACAATGGGAATGGCCACGATCAGCAAGCATCGGAAGGTGTAGAGATTGAAGGATTACTTGATCATTACCATACGGGAGATGATGTTTCATTAACTGCCGAGTTGAATGAAGACGTAGATTATGACCACTGGCACTGGTATTCCCGCGATGGTGAGGATGGTGAATGGGAGGCGGTGTCGGACCAAGATACCGAAAAATATGAAGCCCCGGCCGAAGACGGTCAAGAGCTGATGGCCGTATTGTACGATGATGACCATGAAGCTTATGCCCAATCGGCGCCAGTGACCATTGAGATCGATGATCATGACGGGGAAGGCGGCGATGGTGACCCGCATATTTTCCTCGACCCTGTACGAAGTATTGAACTGGCGGAAAACATTAAAGATGAGTTGGTTGAATTATTGCCAGAGGAAGAAGCATATTTTGAAGAGAATTTTGAGCAGTTGAGCGCAGGCTTAGAAGACGTCGATCAAGAACTGCAACGCGTCTTTGATGAAGCCGATCGTAATCAAATCATTGTCTCACACGCTGCATATGGCTATTGGGAAGAAAGGTACGGGCTTGAGCAGCTGAGCGTTCACGGTCTTTCTTCTACCGAAGAGCCTTCACAATCAGATTTGGCTGAATTAGTCAATACTGCTGAAGAGAATGACTTGGGATATGTTATCTTTGAAAATAATGTGAGCAGTAACATAACCGAAGTGATCCAAAATGAAATTGGAGCGGAAAGTTTGATCATGCGAAATATGGAAAGCATCTCTGAA
- the rpsN gene encoding 30S ribosomal protein S14: MAKKSKIVKEQKREQLVAQYAELRRKLKEEGDYKALRKLPRDSSPTRLTSRCQITGRPRGVLRKYKMSRIAFREYAHKGQIPGVKKAS, encoded by the coding sequence ATGGCAAAAAAATCGAAGATCGTGAAAGAGCAAAAACGAGAACAACTTGTTGCACAGTATGCGGAGCTTCGCAGAAAGCTGAAGGAAGAAGGGGATTATAAAGCCTTGCGAAAACTCCCGCGCGATTCATCGCCAACTCGGTTGACAAGCCGGTGCCAAATTACGGGGCGTCCGCGTGGCGTGTTGCGAAAATATAAAATGTCCCGTATTGCTTTTCGTGAGTACGCACATAAAGGACAGATCCCGGGCGTTAAGAAAGCAAGTTGA